TGGGGTCATCCTGGTGACCTCTGAAAGCAAAGGAGGAATTCAAGAAGGCAGAGGGGTCAGCTAGGGGCTCCCAGAGGGAGGGGCCCTAGACTGCTGGGTCCCAGGCTGGAGCCCAAGGACCCTCTCTCGTGAGCAAGGCCCAGGCCCTGAGGTTCCCACGGCACGCTGTCAAGTTTATTTCAAGGTGAGTGGATGCCCATGGTGGGGAAAGAGGATGGGCAGGTCGCCTGGTGACAGGGTACCCATGGATGGCCACAGGCTCTgcagggccctgcagggcccagcctCTGTTGGATGGGGGAGCTGTGCCCAGGGGGCCAGGCAATCACTGATGCAGCAGTTTTCTCAGTTCGCTGGGCTCGGTGATGGGCATGGAGCAGGCTTGATTCTCACACACGTAGGCGGTAGCCCGGTCTTCTAGCTTCCGCAGGGTATTCAGAAAGGGCAGCTGGCGGGACAGGAAGCTGGAGGGGTCCCCATCAGCCAGAATTAGCACCTGGGGTAGCGGCAGATGAGAAAGGGTCACCTGGGGCCTCTGGGGCACTGGCAGGACGCCCTGGAGGATCCCTCTCCCCAGGCCTTCTGGGGGGCtgatgggagagggtggggcGAGCTCACAGCGCGAACCTTGTTAGGGATGTAGATAGAGTGGACGCACTGCAGCAGAGCCTTGGTGTCCTGGGCCTGGGGGTCCCCACAGATGACAATCTGGCCACAACAGAAAGGCTGCTCAGGGACCCCCAACCGTAGGGGCCCCAGCCCCCTCTCACCGGGCACCCTCAAGTGTCAGGTGCAGGGGGGCTGGACCCAGATCTACCAGGGCTTCCCCATCGTTCCTCCACCCCCGTACATCCCTAAGAAGGAATGAGACTCAGCGCAACATCCCCCAGAACCTGAGGAGGCTGCCTCAGATTCACTGCTGGGCGggtgggaacacacacacacacacgtgcacacacgtgcatgtgCAAATGCAcgaggtggtggtggtgtgcaCAGAGGTAGAGATACAGTCATGGGGAGAAACAGTATGGGCAGAGAcgcctgcacacacacagagacatggTGCAGTGATAGACACACCAACACAGAGCCCGTACACAGGGAGATGCAGAGTCATCACAGAAGCGCAGGTAGAGGCAGACACCACACACGGGAGGACGAACAATGGACATGCACAGGGCGAGATGCACAGGCAAGCACGCTAAGGTCAGCAGGCAAACCTTAACGCAGGGCACACTCACGCAGACAGGCAAACCACCCCTGGAAAAAACTCGCACCAGCACACACTCAGAAAAGcagacacacagtcacacaccTCCAGGCGTGCACGCACAGCAATAACACACATAGAAACATATGTGCAGATAAGTGTATTTCTGCAAACATACCAACAGACCCAACTTCCTAGTACACGGAGACATGAAGAGAAACATTTCACCAACCATGGGGACCCCCCAACCATAGGGGCCCCTGCTCTGAGAGCCCCAGCCATAGGAACCCACAGAGGCGCCTGCCTGCACCAGAGGCCTCTCAGACACACCCTCCCACAGACTCCTCCACCTGCTCAGAGCAGCCCTTACAGGTGTTCCCGCAgagacacccacacacacatactcctAGATAGCCACACACTCACAGACAGATGGATGCTCTGGGGGACGGCTCCCGAAGCCCCACCCCATGTCCCCAAACCCCCACTGTGGCTCTAGCTTCCCTCCCACCCAGGGTCCCCACCCAAGTGCCCTCAACACCCCACCTGCTTGAGGGTCTGCTGGTGAGCCGAGAGGGCTCGGACCATCTCAGGCAATGCGACAGGGACACGGCGCATGCGCTCGGAGAAGGCGGTCAGCAGGCACACACACTTGTCTATCCAGTCCTTGTGGCCCGTGAAACCGTGCAGCCGAAGTAGGTTGTGGGCCGACACGGAGTTGGCGCTGGGCTCTGCGCCGTCCTGGTCTGcagggtgcgggggggggggggggggggggggggcagaatcATAAGGGAGGGGCCCTGGGTTGCAGGACCCAGCCCTAGGACTGTGGCCAGGGTGGCTAGGGAGATGGGATGGAGAAGAGTCCCTGCCCACCCACCGCGGCCCAGGTCTGAGTGGATGCCAGCACCAGCAGCTCTTGCTCCTCtgctctcccacacacacactcgaCTCCCCTGCCCCTGGATGCACTGTTGGTTCCTGGCTCCCCCATCTCACTGCTGACAGCTCCATCCAACCACCCAGCTGCTCCAGCCAGAGTGGCATCCTCcttgcccctcccttcctttatcTCACCTCCCACTTCTAATTCCTCTGAGATCGCTGAGTCTGCAGCCAGAATAGACCCAgatcctctgcctctcccttctcACACGTTTCCCTTGTCCCAGCCTTTGCCAGCATTAATCTGGGCTGAATGTCATCAACAAACAGCCTCCTAACTGGGCTCCCTgtttcccctgcccccatcccttcTCCACCATCAATCAGAGTGACATGCTTAGATCTAACCAGAGCAGGTCACAGTCCTCTTAAAACTCTTCAGAGCCTTCCACTCCTTGCCATGCCTACGAGACCTTGCAGGGCTCGGGGAGCcagcccccctcctcccctgggcACTCTCCCCTCACAGGCTGGCCTCTGCTTCCATCCTCCATGGTGCAGGCTGACCTTTCCAAGCCTCTCACAGGCTGTTCCCTCAGTCTGAAATCCCCCTGCAACTCCTCTGTGACCACAGGGCCCCATCTTGTCCTTTGACTCTTGGTTAAATGACACGTCACTGGTTTTATCTAGACTCCCTCCAGCTGAGTTAGGCCCCACTGTTGTTCTCTCTCAttgcctttcattcattcaactaatgtttattgagcacctattatgtgccaggcctgTGCAAGAccctggggatacagcagtgacaAAGTCCTGCTCTCAAGAGCTTACATTTGGGGACTTGTGCCTCCAGACCAGACACATCAGGGGATGGTAGGCACTACTGAGAAGGGAGACCTCCTGTAATACTTCACGGCACTCACAATTTTAACTATGCATTTGCATTTTTGCATTAAGTATTACTATTTATTAGTTGTCTCCTCTACTGCTCTTAAAGCTTCATGAGGGGAGGGGCCAAGTCAGCCTCATTCAGTACATGAACCCAGGCACATCAGTGACTGGGGAGAGCGTGCTCACAGAATAGTTAAACTAATCTTTACATCGACCCTGTAAAGGCAGTACCAATGTTAGCTCAATCTCGCGTATTAAGAAACGGAGGCTCTGAAATAGGAGACCAGCCCGAAGTCACTTGATTAATAATAGTAAGTGGTGAAGATGTGAACCCAGGAGGACCCGGCCCCTACCCACTCTGGCTCTTCACCACCACACTGAGCTTACACCTCCCGCTGGGAAAGTCAAGCCCCAGTTGGGTCCAGGAAAGCCGACCAGCTCTGCATGTGCTGACTGACCGTCCTTCAGACGCAGGGGCAGACCGGCCCCCAGCTCGGCCTCACTGCAGAAGTAGCCGCCACCACGAGAGTCCCAGAAGAGCCTGTCTTGCGTATCCTGCAGCCTCAGAGCCCACTCGAGCCACGCGCTCTCCAGCGAAGCCTCGTAGAGGTCCAGCAGGCCCCGCACTACAAAGGCATagtcctccaggaagccccagcAGGGTGGGTTGCTGAGGGGACAGGcatcaggggaggggagagagaggcttTCAGAGAGGAAGCACTTTTCTTGCATTACTTCATCGAACACTAGAAATCTACCTCTCCGGTGGGTACCATGAGCCCGCTTCCCAGATGAGCCAGTGGGCCCAGGAAGGTCAAGAGCTcacggcaggcagagggcagagccagcACTGGAGTCTAcccagaggggaggagatgggcagagacAGGCCTGGGCTGCCCAGGGAGACAAGCCTTCTCCGGACCCCCACCTGTGCTCCACGGTTCCCCCAGAGCCTGCGTAGCAGGTCCGCATCAGGCGGCTGCTGGCCACGTCAAACATGTGTCGCTTCAGGAACTTGGCACCATTGGTGGCGTAGTTGATTAGCCTCTCCATACCCAGGACAGCTCCCGTCACTGCGTAGCCAGACACCATCAGTCCTGGAGGGAGGAGACGCCAGTGGTTACAAGCAGCTGGCCAGTGCCCTCCGGGTAGGCCCCTCCCTGCCGCCCTAACTGCCCTGAAGCCCAGATGCCTCTTTGGAGCAATTCAGTGAGTGAGTAGGACTTGGGCTCCAGTACCAGGCAGGACTGGGCTACTAGCCCCTGgttgtgaccttgggtgagttactCAATTCTGAGCCTCCATTTGGAGATAATAAAACTGATAAGGGAAAAATCAATACATGGCAGCTGCCTGACACACACAAGGGGCCTTGTGAAGGGTCATTTTATAAGTGGATTAGGCTTCAGACACGACCACCGCACCATTCCAGGCGGCCAGCATCTTGCTGTCCAGGTGCGGCTTTGGCCGATGTTTGCGGGCCTGGAAGAGCTTCTCCAGCCCTGTGTCGAGCAAGGTCCGTACGGCCTCCACCTCCAGACCAAAGCGGGCGGCGGTCAGCTCCAGAGAATACCGGACGGTCAGCACGTTctggccctgcagctcccccTTGGGGTCCTGAGGAAAACAGCCCTTGTCTGAGAGTGTCCACTTGCCTGTCTGCCTGTCCAGCTTCAGGACCCTCCATGCCCCCAGGAGCCCTTACCTGACTGGGGCTGATGTTGCCGGCCTCTGTGAGCCCATAGTGCTTCATGAGGAGCTGGCCGGAGGTCAGCGGCTCGGTGGCGCCAGGCACGGGCTCTGGGAGCAGCTGCTGGACCTCTTTGACGGTCCATACGTAGAAGGCGCCCTCTTTGGGCCGCGTGCCCCGCTCCGGGGGCGAGTCTGCATCCTCTGCACTGTAGAAGCCCCCagactgtggggaggggagagttggCTGGCCCCAGCCTGCCGTGCGGTGAAGGCCCCCGAGCCCTCCCACTGCCAGGCCCGCCTGCCTCAGTGGACACACACCCGGTGGCTCAGGTTCCGAGTTACATACTGCAGGATGCCTTTGGCCACGTCGGAATAGAACTCGTCACCAGAGATCTGAGGGAGACGAAGGAGGCTGTCAACAGAGGCGCCTGGGGCAGCAGTCAGCCTCTCCCAGGAAGTGAGGAGGGAACCTGGGTACTGGGCTTATGGAAGGGGATAGGGGCTGAGGTCAAGGGGGAGCCACAGATCACCAGGAAGTCCttgggagaggcagccaggggTAGACAGACAGGCTGGGGTCGGGGTACCTGGAAGGCCTGTGAATAGGCCACCACGAGCTGCCCCTGGTCGTAGAGCATCTTCTCAAAGTGGGGGACGTGCCACTGGCGGTCCGTGGAGTAGCGGTGAAAACCCTGCGCCAGGCGGGACGTGGGTCTGGAGGCCGACCCCAGTCCCTGCCCCGACTCCACTGCCTCTTGCTGCCCCCTGCAGGGAGCGCCTAGCCCCACTCACCTGCCCTATGTGGTCTCGAATGCCCCCATTGGCCATCATTTTCAGGGTATGCAAGGCCATCTGCTGGGCCCGAGAGCCATCCTGGGTGAGCCGATGGCTGAGCCAGTAGGAGAACAGGAAGCTCAGGATCACTGCGGGCACCAAGAGCGGGTGAGAGGATGGGGGCACAGGGGGTGCAGAGCTGGCTGGTCAGCAGGCCTTGGGCCAGGCTGGGGTTAGGAGTTCACATAGCAGGCAGTCTCCCTGACAGGCTTGGGGCCAGGGGGTCAAAGGTGAACCCGTAGCACAGGAAGTCTATATCCAGGTCACTGTCAGGGTCACTGCTAGGGTCATAAGTCAGGTCTTGACCAGAGAGCTGCTGACAAGTGAGGGTAAGGACAGCAGGAGGTCAGCGGCCAGGCCATTGACCCGGACAGGCATCTGAACGTGGGGCTGGgccgggaggggcggggcgggcagaGGTGGGCTCTGACCCGGTGTGGGGAACTTGGGGGCCTCGGCGAAGCCGCCGTACTCCTCATCATAGCCCTCGTCCAGCTGTTGGAAGCAGCGGCTGTTCATGGtggcagcagagggaggcagcTGGCGGTCACCAGTGCAGATCTCCGACCGGGCCAGCAGGGCTGTGGTGACGCGCTGGCTGTTTTCAAGCAAGGCACTCTTGTTCTGTTTCCACTGTGCAAGGCGGGGGCACACCTGGAGGTCAGCATGGGGTGGGGGCCCCTTGTTCCCTTGCcctcgcccccctcccccacgaACACCCACCTGCTCCCGTATTCTCAGCAACACGGTGCGGAAGCCAACTCGGGTTAAGCCATCCTCAGGGGGGAAGTAGGTGCCTCCCACAAAGGGCTGAAGGTTGGGAGTTAACCACACACTCATGGGCCAGCCCCCACCACTGCTGGTGGCCTGGTGGACAGAGGGTGAAGGTGAGGGGAACAGCCCCTGTGTCTGGACAATCCCCTCCATGGG
This window of the Desmodus rotundus isolate HL8 chromosome 9, HLdesRot8A.1, whole genome shotgun sequence genome carries:
- the SPATA20 gene encoding spermatogenesis-associated protein 20, producing MPAGGKGSRTNCSQSTPQKVSNRLISEKSPHLLQHAYNPVDWYPWGQEAFDKARKENKPIFLSVGYSTCHWCHMMEEESFQNEEIGRLLNDDFVSVKVDREERPDVDKVYMTFVQATSSGGGWPMSVWLTPNLQPFVGGTYFPPEDGLTRVGFRTVLLRIREQWKQNKSALLENSQRVTTALLARSEICTGDRQLPPSAATMNSRCFQQLDEGYDEEYGGFAEAPKFPTPVILSFLFSYWLSHRLTQDGSRAQQMALHTLKMMANGGIRDHIGQGFHRYSTDRQWHVPHFEKMLYDQGQLVVAYSQAFQISGDEFYSDVAKGILQYVTRNLSHRSGGFYSAEDADSPPERGTRPKEGAFYVWTVKEVQQLLPEPVPGATEPLTSGQLLMKHYGLTEAGNISPSQDPKGELQGQNVLTVRYSLELTAARFGLEVEAVRTLLDTGLEKLFQARKHRPKPHLDSKMLAAWNGLMVSGYAVTGAVLGMERLINYATNGAKFLKRHMFDVASSRLMRTCYAGSGGTVEHSNPPCWGFLEDYAFVVRGLLDLYEASLESAWLEWALRLQDTQDRLFWDSRGGGYFCSEAELGAGLPLRLKDDQDGAEPSANSVSAHNLLRLHGFTGHKDWIDKCVCLLTAFSERMRRVPVALPEMVRALSAHQQTLKQIVICGDPQAQDTKALLQCVHSIYIPNKVLILADGDPSSFLSRQLPFLNTLRKLEDRATAYVCENQACSMPITEPSELRKLLHQ